A region of Moorena producens PAL-8-15-08-1 DNA encodes the following proteins:
- a CDS encoding glycosyltransferase family 4 protein encodes MNQQLRVGFFSFQNYLDKNTFSGILYYMHKSLASRDLELINLGNPKEISNNKSYWNKLVKRIKLRNLFLGKSHAHNQELKRFIVTVQKQLTETPCDLLFCPVASGELSFLETKIPILFLSDATPKLINNEYYKSYETLEEFYLAEKHETSALSKSTKVVYSSEWAAKSAINDYQAEPEKVKVIPFGANLDNIPSIDQLFYKSKASRCRLLFIGKDWQRKGGNIAFQTLKSLLSMGIDAELVMVGCIPPEEIKHERLKVIPFLNKNIPEEREELNQLFLQSHFFIFPTRADCSPIVICEANAFGLPVITTDVGGISTIIKNGKNGYMLPLSASSDQYASLIAKNFGDRAAYEQLVKSSREQYDQCLNWDKWAEAIHGVMISMLN; translated from the coding sequence ATGAATCAGCAGTTGAGAGTTGGGTTTTTCTCTTTTCAGAACTATTTAGACAAAAATACTTTTTCTGGCATACTTTATTATATGCATAAGTCTCTGGCATCAAGAGACCTTGAGTTGATTAATCTCGGCAATCCGAAAGAAATATCGAATAATAAATCCTATTGGAATAAGCTAGTAAAGCGTATAAAATTAAGGAATTTATTTTTAGGAAAGTCTCACGCTCACAATCAAGAGCTCAAACGCTTCATAGTTACAGTTCAAAAACAGTTAACCGAAACTCCATGTGATCTACTGTTTTGTCCGGTTGCTTCAGGAGAATTAAGTTTTCTTGAAACTAAGATTCCTATTCTTTTTTTATCCGATGCTACTCCGAAATTGATCAACAATGAGTACTATAAAAGTTACGAAACCTTAGAAGAATTTTACCTAGCTGAAAAACATGAAACTTCTGCACTATCAAAATCAACTAAAGTAGTTTATTCTTCAGAATGGGCGGCCAAATCTGCCATTAATGACTATCAGGCAGAGCCAGAAAAAGTTAAAGTGATTCCCTTTGGAGCTAATTTAGATAATATCCCCTCAATAGATCAACTATTTTATAAATCTAAGGCTTCCCGTTGCCGTTTATTGTTTATTGGTAAAGATTGGCAGAGAAAAGGTGGAAATATTGCCTTTCAAACTTTGAAATCTCTGCTGAGTATGGGAATTGACGCTGAGCTAGTTATGGTTGGTTGTATACCACCGGAAGAAATTAAGCATGAGCGGCTAAAGGTCATTCCTTTTTTGAATAAAAATATTCCTGAGGAACGAGAGGAACTTAATCAATTATTTTTGCAATCCCATTTTTTTATATTTCCCACTCGTGCTGATTGTTCACCAATTGTGATTTGTGAGGCTAATGCATTTGGTCTCCCTGTAATCACAACTGATGTCGGAGGAATCTCGACAATTATTAAAAACGGTAAAAATGGTTATATGTTACCGTTATCTGCCTCAAGTGATCAGTATGCTAGTTTGATAGCAAAGAACTTTGGTGATCGGGCAGCCTATGAACAGTTAGTCAAGTCTTCTCGAGAACAATACGATCAGTGTCTCAATTGGGATAAATGGGCAGAAGCTATACATGGTGTGATGATCAGCATGTTGAATTGA
- a CDS encoding alkaline phosphatase family protein, translating to MKKPVIAIGLDAAEPSVIEKWMSQGHLQTMRRLRDQGTYGRLKNFEAFSAETPWTTFLTGCSPEKTGFWSFLGFREGTYDFYTKAAYDYNEYSPFYALGEDYRVAVFDMPQARLSDKVNGLQVLAWGAHSPQVDSGSLPTSLFQELVDKHGEHPGLHNDYSVCLDLKATLRLQKILETGIARRATICQDLLQQESWDLFLTVFGEAHALGHNFWQLSQPEHPLYEDLSPRVSGDPMLEGFQAIDRAIGKILAKAPKDAHVVIFSAHGMGPNTMDVPSTTFLAEFLYRHSFPGKFALANGGELGTPLEPIMTKMKWNYWERHLWGTKYDPNPIRRFLRRETPTKLFELIEPWLDSSKETDLISPFRLTKETDVVPYQPASWYMPLWPKMKAFALPSFAEGYIRINLQGREPQGLVPPSEYDALCDELIQKLYALKDARKGVPMIKDIIKTRKSASDRNPKLSDPDLVIVWQDEYATDVVESPDVGRIGPVPHYRAGSHRSEGFIIANGPGIASGVDLGRGHALDLAPTILQLMGAPIPEYFDGNPLPLLAKELVNG from the coding sequence ATGAAAAAGCCTGTTATTGCCATTGGACTAGATGCAGCTGAGCCGTCTGTGATTGAGAAATGGATGTCTCAGGGACATCTCCAGACTATGCGTCGTCTGCGGGACCAGGGAACCTATGGACGCCTGAAAAACTTTGAAGCGTTTAGTGCAGAAACGCCTTGGACAACATTTTTGACTGGTTGCTCACCTGAAAAAACTGGGTTCTGGTCTTTCTTAGGATTTCGAGAAGGTACCTATGATTTCTACACCAAGGCAGCTTATGACTATAATGAGTATTCTCCATTTTATGCCCTGGGTGAAGATTATCGAGTGGCCGTCTTTGACATGCCTCAAGCTCGGCTCTCTGACAAGGTAAATGGTCTCCAAGTTTTAGCTTGGGGAGCCCATTCTCCTCAAGTAGATAGCGGGTCTTTACCAACTTCACTGTTCCAAGAACTGGTTGACAAACATGGAGAACACCCAGGGCTCCATAACGACTATTCAGTGTGTCTCGATTTAAAGGCAACACTCCGACTTCAGAAAATTCTCGAGACAGGGATTGCCCGTCGCGCTACTATTTGTCAAGATCTCTTGCAACAAGAGTCTTGGGACTTGTTTTTAACAGTGTTTGGCGAAGCCCATGCACTGGGTCACAATTTCTGGCAGTTGAGTCAACCGGAGCATCCTCTCTATGAGGATTTGAGTCCCCGTGTTTCAGGTGATCCCATGCTCGAAGGCTTTCAAGCCATTGATCGGGCAATCGGCAAGATTTTAGCCAAAGCACCAAAGGATGCTCATGTCGTCATTTTCTCCGCTCATGGCATGGGTCCTAACACCATGGATGTGCCCAGCACCACCTTCCTGGCTGAGTTTTTATATCGCCATAGTTTCCCAGGCAAATTTGCCCTCGCTAATGGGGGTGAGTTGGGAACACCCCTGGAACCAATCATGACCAAAATGAAATGGAACTATTGGGAGCGACATCTGTGGGGTACTAAGTATGACCCTAATCCAATTAGACGGTTTTTGAGACGAGAAACTCCCACCAAGCTTTTCGAACTAATCGAGCCATGGTTAGATTCTTCTAAAGAAACAGATCTGATCTCCCCATTCAGGCTCACTAAGGAAACCGATGTAGTACCTTACCAACCAGCTTCTTGGTATATGCCGCTCTGGCCCAAGATGAAAGCGTTTGCCCTACCAAGCTTTGCAGAAGGATATATCCGCATCAATCTTCAGGGACGAGAACCACAAGGATTGGTACCCCCATCGGAGTATGATGCCTTGTGTGATGAACTGATCCAAAAGCTTTACGCTCTTAAAGATGCCCGGAAAGGTGTACCGATGATCAAGGACATCATCAAGACACGGAAGTCGGCCAGTGATCGAAATCCTAAGCTGTCTGATCCTGACTTAGTAATTGTCTGGCAAGATGAGTATGCCACAGATGTGGTTGAAAGTCCTGATGTCGGACGTATTGGTCCTGTACCCCATTATCGTGCTGGCAGCCATCGCTCTGAGGGATTTATCATCGCTAATGGTCCAGGTATTGCGTCCGGTGTTGATTTGGGAAGGGGTCATGCTCTTGATCTTGCCCCCACAATTTTGCAATTGATGGGTGCACCAATTCCTGAATACTTTGACGGTAACCCACTACCATTGCTAGCAAAAGAGCTTGTAAACGGTTGA
- a CDS encoding cellulose-binding protein, whose amino-acid sequence MPNYPVKTSNLGTNLNGIADWSTELPFLDAFKSSRPWITQCVSGETGCSGSWDTEEYDKLDLDEQGWVKSLPAPEAPPEYTRVATLLFTGMKNYPAGKYVVLYDGEGTIEYKFDATKDEVASRPGRDVINVTPSGASIYLIITSTDPNQTGNYIRNIRVVQAKYEDTYESELFNPEFINKIKKFKAIRFMDWMETNHSKQGEWSNRPKVDDASYAYGKGVPVEIMVKLANRIGADPWFNMPHQATDEYITNFAQIVKDTLDQNLRVYVELSNEVWNWQFQQANYALAQGQARWGKDKGDAYMQWYGMRTAQMSDIWKKVFGSDSNNVVSVMATHTVWLGLENAALDCPLWVAEGNAPCYQHSIDAFAIAGYFNGSLNAEENESTIESWLNEPDGGVSKAFKQIKSGGLLPTEEDYESLSDIDEIFNYHQQVAAKRKLQLVVYEGGQHLVKSDNKKLTEFFIELNRDPEMYKIYTQLLNEWKNQNGGLFMHFSDIKKPTKWGSWGALEHVYQKSSPKYDALIDFIDQNS is encoded by the coding sequence TTGCCCAACTATCCGGTTAAAACTAGTAACTTAGGAACTAACCTTAATGGAATTGCTGATTGGTCAACTGAACTTCCTTTCTTAGATGCCTTCAAATCCTCGAGACCATGGATTACTCAATGTGTTTCTGGAGAAACAGGCTGTAGTGGTTCGTGGGATACTGAGGAATACGATAAACTGGATTTAGACGAACAGGGCTGGGTTAAGTCTTTACCTGCTCCAGAAGCTCCTCCTGAATATACTCGTGTGGCTACACTACTTTTTACAGGGATGAAAAATTATCCAGCTGGAAAGTATGTGGTTTTATACGATGGAGAAGGCACTATAGAATACAAGTTTGATGCTACTAAAGATGAGGTAGCGTCAAGGCCAGGAAGAGATGTAATTAATGTAACACCATCCGGGGCTAGTATCTATTTAATAATTACCTCTACGGATCCTAATCAAACGGGTAATTATATTCGCAACATTCGTGTTGTTCAAGCTAAGTATGAAGATACTTACGAGTCTGAACTATTTAATCCTGAATTCATCAATAAAATTAAAAAATTTAAAGCCATCCGTTTTATGGACTGGATGGAAACCAATCATTCTAAGCAAGGGGAATGGTCAAATAGACCAAAAGTAGATGATGCCTCCTACGCTTACGGTAAAGGTGTACCTGTAGAAATCATGGTTAAACTGGCCAATCGAATTGGTGCTGATCCATGGTTTAATATGCCCCATCAAGCTACAGATGAGTATATAACTAATTTTGCCCAAATAGTTAAAGATACCTTAGATCAAAATCTAAGAGTTTATGTGGAACTGTCTAATGAAGTGTGGAATTGGCAATTCCAACAAGCTAACTATGCCTTAGCTCAAGGTCAAGCTAGGTGGGGCAAGGATAAAGGAGATGCATACATGCAATGGTATGGCATGCGTACTGCTCAAATGTCTGATATTTGGAAAAAGGTATTTGGTAGTGACAGCAATAACGTTGTGTCTGTTATGGCTACCCATACCGTATGGCTTGGTTTGGAAAATGCTGCTTTGGATTGTCCTCTGTGGGTAGCAGAGGGTAATGCTCCTTGTTATCAACATAGTATTGATGCTTTTGCGATCGCGGGATATTTTAATGGCAGCTTAAACGCGGAAGAAAACGAAAGCACCATAGAATCTTGGTTGAATGAACCCGATGGCGGAGTGTCAAAAGCGTTTAAGCAGATCAAATCCGGGGGTTTACTTCCCACAGAAGAAGACTATGAGAGTTTAAGTGATATTGATGAAATTTTTAACTATCATCAACAAGTAGCAGCTAAGAGAAAACTACAGTTAGTGGTTTACGAAGGTGGTCAACATCTTGTCAAGTCCGATAATAAAAAACTAACTGAGTTTTTCATTGAGCTTAATAGAGATCCAGAAATGTACAAAATTTATACACAACTCCTGAATGAATGGAAGAATCAGAACGGTGGCTTATTTATGCACTTTTCTGATATCAAGAAGCCGACTAAATGGGGGAGCTGGGGTGCTTTAGAACATGTATACCAAAAGAGTTCACCCAAGTATGATGCTCTCATAGACTTTATCGATCAAAATTCCTGA
- a CDS encoding glycosyltransferase family 2 protein → MNTLSAVEYKPQGVKQIGLVVIGRNEGERLRQCLLSVIKNAARVVYVDSGSTDNSVEIAHSLGVEVIGLDLSKPFTAARARNAGYIYLKHLEPNLKFVQFVDGDCEVVGGWLDYAQGELEANPNVAVVCGRRRERFPEKSIYNRLCDMEWDTPVGEASACGGDAMMRTEAFEQVGGFNSSLIAGEEPELCLRLRQRGWKILRLDAEMTWHDAQMTRFSQCWKRFLRAGHAYAEGAWLHGHTPERHWVKESRSIWFWGLLLPLLVFAIAWLTHGLSLLLLLGYPLMTYRIYRHKSQTGLSSTDALLYSLSCMIGKFPQVQGQIQFHLNRLLGQRSNLVEYKTVLNSNS, encoded by the coding sequence ATGAACACTCTCTCAGCTGTAGAATACAAACCCCAAGGTGTGAAGCAAATTGGATTAGTTGTGATTGGACGCAATGAAGGTGAACGCCTACGTCAGTGTCTACTGTCTGTAATTAAGAACGCCGCTCGTGTGGTTTATGTCGATTCTGGCTCCACAGATAACAGTGTGGAAATCGCTCATTCTTTAGGGGTAGAGGTGATTGGACTCGACCTATCTAAACCGTTTACTGCAGCTCGTGCTAGGAATGCGGGATATATCTATCTCAAACATTTAGAGCCAAATCTTAAGTTTGTCCAATTCGTGGATGGGGATTGTGAGGTAGTAGGGGGATGGCTCGACTATGCTCAAGGGGAACTGGAAGCCAACCCTAATGTCGCTGTAGTCTGTGGTCGCCGACGAGAGCGTTTCCCTGAAAAATCTATATATAACCGATTGTGCGACATGGAGTGGGATACACCAGTGGGTGAAGCTTCCGCTTGTGGTGGTGATGCAATGATGCGCACAGAAGCTTTTGAACAAGTCGGAGGGTTTAATTCTAGCCTAATTGCTGGTGAAGAACCGGAACTGTGCTTGCGGCTGCGCCAGAGGGGTTGGAAGATTTTGCGCCTAGATGCTGAAATGACTTGGCATGATGCCCAAATGACTCGTTTTAGTCAGTGCTGGAAGCGGTTCTTGAGAGCAGGTCATGCTTACGCTGAGGGAGCCTGGTTACACGGTCACACTCCAGAACGCCATTGGGTGAAAGAAAGCCGGAGCATTTGGTTCTGGGGGTTACTCTTACCCCTGTTAGTATTTGCGATCGCATGGCTCACCCATGGCTTGAGCTTATTGCTGTTACTGGGTTATCCTCTGATGACTTACCGGATCTATCGTCATAAGTCCCAGACAGGTTTGAGCTCAACAGATGCTTTACTTTATAGTCTCTCTTGCATGATCGGCAAGTTTCCTCAAGTCCAAGGTCAGATTCAATTTCACCTAAATCGATTGCTAGGACAGCGTAGTAATTTGGTTGAGTACAAAACTGTACTTAATAGTAACAGTTAG
- a CDS encoding glycosyltransferase family 2 protein, with protein MLANQPLISLIDIPFLVIAFALIVPITVLFLECSAAILPKASEPWWDASKPRPTVAVLVPAHNEASDISATLETLLPQLTEEDQLIVIADNCTDDTAAVARKSGAIVIERQDHERRGKGYALDFGMGFIEPNPPDVVVVVDADCMVAEGTISRISRLAIATQRPVQSTYLMTQPDKPVVKDLISTLAVKFKNTVRPSGLHRLGLPCLLTGSGMAFPWSVISKICLAGSKTVDDMQLALDLAITGHSPIYCQQAGVTGRLMKDASAKSQRSRWEHGHIETLLNQVPKLLKESLRQRRFDLLAIALDLCVPPLSLLVLIWVAATGGSLLGVALGGSWISTIVLLIEGVLLLIAIVEGWAKFCRADFPILMLLAVPIYILWKIPLYLAFLVEPQTKWIRTERDAVDTPSS; from the coding sequence GTGTTAGCTAATCAGCCATTAATCTCATTGATTGATATTCCATTCTTGGTAATAGCATTTGCCCTGATCGTTCCAATTACAGTTCTTTTTCTTGAATGTAGTGCAGCAATTTTGCCTAAGGCATCTGAGCCATGGTGGGATGCTAGCAAACCCCGACCAACGGTGGCTGTTTTAGTTCCAGCTCACAATGAAGCCTCTGATATCAGTGCCACCCTGGAAACATTACTACCTCAGCTTACAGAGGAAGACCAACTAATAGTCATTGCTGATAATTGCACTGATGACACGGCAGCAGTGGCTCGGAAATCTGGCGCTATTGTAATTGAACGACAGGATCATGAGCGTAGAGGTAAGGGATATGCCTTAGACTTCGGTATGGGCTTTATTGAGCCTAATCCACCGGATGTCGTGGTGGTGGTTGATGCAGACTGTATGGTTGCTGAAGGAACAATTTCACGGATTTCCCGCCTTGCGATCGCTACACAACGACCGGTTCAGTCAACTTACTTAATGACACAACCAGACAAACCGGTAGTAAAGGATTTGATCTCTACCCTGGCGGTGAAATTCAAAAATACAGTCCGTCCGAGTGGGTTACATCGACTGGGCTTACCTTGTTTGTTAACAGGTTCAGGAATGGCGTTCCCCTGGTCAGTGATTAGCAAAATCTGTTTGGCTGGCAGTAAAACAGTTGATGATATGCAGTTGGCTTTGGATTTAGCGATCACTGGACATTCCCCAATATATTGCCAACAAGCAGGAGTCACAGGTCGTCTGATGAAAGACGCTTCAGCAAAAAGTCAAAGGTCACGCTGGGAGCATGGTCATATCGAGACTTTGCTCAACCAAGTTCCTAAGTTGCTCAAAGAGTCTCTTCGTCAAAGACGTTTCGACCTATTAGCGATCGCATTAGACTTATGTGTGCCACCATTGTCCCTATTGGTTCTAATTTGGGTGGCTGCTACAGGGGGATCTTTACTCGGGGTAGCCTTAGGAGGATCATGGATAAGTACTATTGTCTTACTCATAGAAGGGGTGCTGCTGTTAATTGCGATTGTTGAAGGTTGGGCTAAATTTTGCCGAGCAGACTTTCCGATCCTGATGCTCTTAGCTGTCCCAATTTACATTCTGTGGAAAATTCCTCTCTATCTGGCTTTTCTGGTGGAACCTCAGACCAAGTGGATTCGCACAGAACGAGATGCAGTCGATACCCCATCATCGTAA